ACTTCTTATCATCGTATACAACTTTTTTAATTCCAGCTAATGAGTTTACCATAGTTACTGTTCCACAGCTTTCAACGTTAAATGTAGCATTATATCTATATCCCATATTACCTATATGCTGTCCTTTAGATAGACAATCTGGTTTTAAGAAAGAGTTTACAACAGACATATTATGTTTACGCCATATATCATGCTGTACATTATTAGTTTTAGCTAAAACGTCAACTGCCTTTTCATAGTACATCTTGAATGTATCAACTAACTCTTCATAAGTTTCAAGCTTTCTATTATGAGGTTCAAATACTTTAATTCCAGTTCTATGATCTACTCCATTAGTAAGTACTAACTCTAATACCTTAGGATTTGCTATAAAGTGAACTCCAACACTCGTAGGTTGACCTGCTCCTCCAGGTATTTTATATTTCTTGCCATTTAAATCAAGTTCTTTCCAGCATCCTGGTGATGTTTCAAGGCATCCTCCTATTGCAAAAGATCTGGCTTCTTCAATATTCATTCCTTCAGGTGAATATTGATTCATCATAAATTCTATTCCAACTCTATTGTTCATCCAAGCTGGATATCCTGCACCAGTTTTATCGCATTCTACACATTTTAATAAGAACTTCTCTGGAAGTTTCTCATCGTAAAGCACTGATAAAGTAGGCTGAGGTGTTGAACATGTTATACCGGCTTCAACTATTAACATTTCTAAATCATTAGTAGCAGACTGCCCATCAGGAGTAAGTCCACCAAGGCTTAAGTTGTTAAATGTGTTTCCTGATAAAACTCCTCCAACAACCCCTGTTGATGCAAAACAATCTATACATGTAATCTTTATTCTATATAATTCTAGAAGTTCTAATACTTCTTCCTTAGTTATCTTTCCTGCTTCAATATCTTGCTCGTACCAAGGATATAGTACTTGACCTAATCTTCCTATTGATAGTCCTGATATTGCATCTTCATTTAAAACTGCAATGTGTAGGATGTATGATAATTGAAGTGCTTCTCTGAATGTAGATGGCTTTTTATGAGCTATGTTTTCTAAGCAGTTAGCTATATCCATATACTCTTTTTTATCTTCTTCATTCTTAGCAATGTTTTCAAGTCTTCTAGCATGCTTTGAATAATTTAATATCCAAGTTTGAAGACCTTCTATAACATGAATTACAGATTCATAGAAATAAAGTCTGTCCATTCCTGTTACTCCATCTCCATCTGCATTTCCAGCAACCTCATCCTTACATTCTTTAGCCATTTCTATAAGTTTATCAAATCCATACTGAAGAGGATAATAATAGTTTATTACTTCTCTTCCTTGAGGTAGAGTAAATCCTGAGTCAAACATACAAACCAAGCTTCTCATTATATTTTCTTTTACTTTGTAATCTGGAACCATTTTCTCGTATTTATGCCCTAAATCTTCAACCGATCTTCCTACCCACTCATTTGCAACCTTTAAAAGAACAGGAATTTCTTCTTTTCTCATTCCAAACTTACCAGCAATAGAAACTACATTTCCAAAGCTCTTTGTAACATTTCCTCCACCGTGTCCGAATTCGCTTAGTTCTCCAGCACTTGCACTTCCTGTTTCAAGAGCCGCCTTGTATAGTTCACTTTCTTTGGCTACGAAGAAGCTTTCTGAAAGCCATGGCATAGGGAAAGATCCTCTGTAGTTATAAGTTTTTTGCATAACAAGTTTCTCTCCAGGAATTATGTTTGGTGTAAGTCTTGAAAATGCCTCTTTTAAAGCAAGAGCTCTTCTAACTACTGCAATCTCACCTTCAAGCTCGTTAAATTTACGATTATACCAATAAGGAAACTCCATATTAGCAGTTGATAATGTATTATAAAATATATCTCTTAACCTCTTAGCCCTTGGAGTTGGTTCTTTCTTTACCTCTCTATCAACCATCTCCTCAGGAGCTCTTCCTCCATACTGATAATTAATTGACAATCCTTTAGATGCCAAAATATCAGCAAGTTTCACTTTTTTACTATCATCCATCTAACTTACCCCCTTGTAAACTGACTTGCTCTATATATGTATATGATTTTACTTTTTGATTAATGCTTTAACTATTTTGAATACAATAAAAAATTCGTCTAGTTGCTACGCACTGACTCATGTCGCCAACGATCCCTACGGGCTCCGTTGCTCAAAAATAGTTGCAAATTTAGTTCTTTAACCAACGTTATACAAATATTCGAAGTTATCTATTTTCTTAGCATAAAAAAATCTTCCTTGGATAATCCAAGAAAGATTTAAATTACATATATTTATGCTTTTTATAAATTAATTGATTTATGTATATAAGAATTAAAAAAGATGCGAATACCCAAACACCTTTACTATATAAATTAAACGCATTTACTGCAAACCCATATATTAATGCAAATATTCCAGAGTTTAAATAACTGTAGAATTGATAAGTAAAGTATCCTTCTTCGCTTTTGAATTTCTTACTTCCAAATATAATTTCCCCCTTATCATTTTTCTTTAAAACTTCCAAAAGCTTCTTTTGTCTTCTTTCAGATTTTTTAACAGAAAAAGCATAAGCAATACTTATAACTCCAATTAACGCAAATACAAAACTATTAATCACTTTATCGACCCCCATAGCTTTAATATATCTTATTTTACTAATAATATATTTAAAAGTATATATTATTAGGTTAAGTAATAATACTCACAATCACAAAATTCCAAACTACAACTTGACTGTTCATAATATGACTTTAACTCTTTAACAATATCTAAGACAATATCCTTCTACTTATTTAAATCAGAAAATGTAGGATTACATACTCCCGTTATTTCATAAGTATCTTCTCCACCTAATGGACACCCCCACTTTTCATGATATATAGTCTTTATTTTAGATACATTAGCCGAAACATAAACCCCTTTTAACTCATAATGCTCCTTAGCTAATGACTGCCACTTTAAATATATATCCTCTTTATTTTTATGGTTATTGTTTTTATGAAAATGGCCTTTATTAATACCTATAACAACTGTAAACTTCTGTGTTCTCAATTTATATCACCACACTTAAATATATAGTACATTTTATTGTTCCAATAGTGAATATAAATTAAACATTTTATTTTTTGCTTAATCACTCTACAATTAAAAGTATAGTAAAAAATATAATAACTATTCCATATGGAATTAACTGACCTCTTTTCTTATCATCTTTAGAATACTTGTATTGTATATAAAAATCTCTAAAGCAAAAGGTTACAAAATATATTTTAAGAGCTAAATTTTCATATTCTTCATTTGCTATAAAAATAAAATATATTAAGCAAATAATATTAGTAATATCTAATATCTTAGTGAACTTATTTTTATTTTTTTCTAAAAAATCGCTATTCTCATAATTATCTTTTTTTGCTAAATAAAGAGTTCTAATACTTGTGTATATATTCAATGCAGCAAATAAGGAAATTAAAATTTTATTTATAATCTGAACCACATCCTTTAACCCCCCATTTTTAATTCATAATTACAATCTACTCTGTTGCATCTTCTTTTATTTTTTCAATATAAAATTTAATATATCGGTTGCCTTTAAAAGTTAGTCTTCCTATATTACCCTCTAATATAATTGCATAGTCTTCAGGTTTTACTTGAAATTCTATTTCCTCTCAATTTTCTAATTTAAAAACCAAATAATAAGTTACATAAAAGTTAGATACCCTCTCCTTCGAACTTACACTTGATCTAGTGTCCATTCTCTTTGAAACTAAAGTTGCTCTAACTGTTTGAATAGGTTTTTTCATCTGCTCAACTATTGATGCTATAATTTTATAAACTTTCCATAATATAAAAATAATTATACTTAAACCTATTAATAAACCTATTATATTTCCTATTATCTCCATATTACCTCCTATTTTCTAACTAACCACACAATTTTATCTAGTTTTAAACCTAATAACTATATCTTAAAACATATTGGAATATTATTCAAATTAATAACATATGGCAATGCACTATATACATTCTCAAAATCCCTTAATCAGCATAAAAAGCTAGTCACTAAATTTATTTTTAAGAACTAGCTTTTTTATGCTTAAATAAACATTTCTAACATTAATTTATATATTTCCCGAGAAATTAACATTATTTATATAACTTATACAAAATAATTTATTATATATGCTCATTTATTTTCGTTTTAAAGTTCTTTTTATATCTTTAAGTAAAAACTTATTGCATTTAATCGAAACCCCTTGATACTGTTAATCTTGATATATAAACTTTGCTTTCTAAAACAATATTTAGATCAATCATTTATATTCCAAGATTCAAATTCTTTTTATTAAAATAGTTTCTATTTGATAAGGGTGGCTGGTATTTTTAGAAAAGGCCATAGAAAATATTTCTTTGATAGAATACGCAAAAAAAGAAATACTAACATTTAAATAGAATGAACTTGCATAAGTAATTAAATATCAATAAGGAGGGCACCTATGTCTATTGAAATTTCTAAAGCATCATCTCATTTATTAGAAGGGATGAAAGTGGAATCAACATCTAGAGGATTTAAAATGATTTTAGATGAACCCATAGAAGCAGGAGGATCAAACACTGGAATGAATCCTGTAGAAGCAATACTTTGTGCTCTAGGTTCATGCCAATGCCTAATTACAAAAATGATAGCTTCCAATATGGGAATAAAAATCGAAGATTTAAAGATTAATCTTCAAGGAGAGCTAGATCCTACAGGCTACCAAGGAGATACAAGTGTAAGACCAGGATATGAAGCTATTAGATCTACGTTTATTATTAAATCAAACACATCAGAAGAACAGATAAAGGAATTGATTACACAGGTAGAGAAGTTCTGTCCTGTAGGAGATACCGTTTCTAACGGAACAAACTTGGTAGTTGATTATGTTGTTGAAAAATAATAATTAATTATACTATTGAGAGGGTGGCATTAAGCTACCCTTTAAATTATTTTTTATTGAACCATTCTTCTGCTTTTTTATCTATACCTTTTATATAAGAATCTTTTCCTTCACAATAACCTTCATTATCATACCTAAATTTTTTAGCCAATCCTTTTTTTAATTCTTCATAGCATTTTGCTTCCTCTGGATGAGCAATCATATAATCTCTAAAATTCAAATGTCTTTTTATTTCAGGATTTCCCGTTTGAAATATATGAATATGATGTGTTCTATTGTACAACCCTTTCATGAAAAATCTGCGATCTTTTATTCCATACTCGCCTTTTGCTATATACCCTAACTTCTCTATTTCCTCATTATATTTATCAACACTATTAATATCTTTTACTTCAATTAAAATATCTATTATTGGCTTTGCATAGATTTTTGGTATAGATGTGCTACCAATATGATGAATATCAACTATTTCACTATACATTATGCTACATATTTTTTTTGCTTCTTTTTGGTAGTCTTCATTCCATTTAAGATTATGAGGAACTACTTCTATTACCCTAACCTGTTTTTCTTCACTCATCAAATCCTCTCCTTATTAATATTTAAATCGGCAATATTTTAATTTAAAAACATTCTGTGCTCTATCCACTTATCTAATTCTTTTCGACTATAATATGTAACATATACAATTTGTATATATGGGATATAATAATATGGATTATTAACTACTCTAACATTCCAACAACTTGATTTAATTTTGTTAAAGCATCAGGAGTAACTTTTAACGTTACATTCAACTCTCCTGTTCCTCCATATATATAAGAAAATCGAAAAAACTTTGTGTCTATTATATATGGCAACGAAATCCCAAATAAAGGAATTCTTCCAATCGAAAATCCTGTAACTTCCTTGACTTCATCTTTTGTTGCTAACCTCACGTCTTTACAATTTAAAATATGTTTTACTTCTTTAAAATTAACACCGCCTCGCTCTCCTGAAACAACCAATGCATAAAAACCTATATCAGTATATATTATTAATGTTGCTGCCGTTTGCCCAATATTAATTTTAAAATAATCAGCACCTTCTTTTGCTGTATAAATAGGTTTGTCATTATTAATTAGTTCAAATGCAAATCCATGTTCCTTTAATAAGTTCTTTATATTTTCCATAAAAAATCCCCCTCAACAATAATTGATAATGCTTAGACTATAATAATACAACTTAATTAAACATATAAATATACTTTGTAGTTTTATGGTTATGCTATGCCCTTATTTCTAAACAACGTAAAGAATTTATTTTAGTTCATATTAAATTCTTTTACTTTTAGTTTAACTATATAATTGTGTCTTTTTCCATCATCTGTTGAACAATCTAGAGAAAAATAAAGGTTATCTTTAATAATATTTATTTCTTCTTCACTAAATAATTTTTTTGAACTTATTTCCCCTATCCCTTCATTTAATAAAAATCCATCAGGAGATATAGTTTTAGAATTGTCACCCGAATGTGATGAAGAATTCAATAAAACTATCTCTTTATTACCTTGTTTATCTATATAAATAGTTTTAAAATACGATTTTATATTTTCTTCTTTATTTGTTTTATACTGTATTTTTCCACCAATAAGTGAATGCTTGTTAGTAGATATAAGTATAAGTCCATCACTTATTTTTATTCCATTGCTTTCTCCCTCAAATGAATATACTTTAAATACTTGGTTATCAAGTTTATTTTTATATGAGACAGTTGTCCTAATAAATATTATATTTGTAATAAATAAAAAAATAAAAACTCCAATTATGAATAATTTCTTCATATTTTCACCTCTTTTCAAAGTTATTTAATATAACTCTACTAAATATAATATTTTTTCTTAATGAACATTGTTATTACATATCTTCAAGGTCAATAATAATCCTATTACAACTTTTACATCTATGACACTTAACTCTGCCATATTCCTTTAATGTCTCTCCACCAAATATACTTAGTTTTTGCCACCATTTCTCATCTTCATCATGCCACATAAATCCGTATTTACCACTATGAAAAAAACCTTGTATTAATTCACTTTTACAATAAGGACGCTCTATTTTCACTGTAATTCCCCCCAAACAATTTATGTTTAATAATAACTATATCTTAAATTATTTTGGAATGTTATTCAAATTTGTACTCTATAAATACTTTTCTTAATTTGAGTAAATAGATATGTAAATATAATCATCATCTTTGCATTAAGTACTAAATATAAAAAATAAGGCTTATTAAAATGTTAGTGAATGGTTTAAATGTTTTTGTATAAAATATTTAACACATTCACGGTATTTTAATAAGCCTTATTTACCACTTAAGCACAAAATCTACTTAGAATATATATTCCTACAATTAGTCTCCTTAATCAAAAACACAAACCCATACCCTACAAGAGTACTCAAAAAGCAGTACATAAATGCCTTATTATAAAGCTCTACACTACCTAAAGTAGATGAATATTTATCAAATACTCCTCCAAGTACAGATGGCATAATAGCAGCTCCGAAAAATCCTCCTATATTAACAACAGAAGTCGATATACCAGCTATTTCAGGTGGATTTACCTCCTTTGAACATGCCCATCCAAGTACAAATGTAGAACAAGTAAATCCTAATGTAAATAATACAACCTTTAAAATATTAGTATCTAGTCTTCCTCCAAAAGCTATAGCAGCCCAACAAAGTAAATACACACTTCCAAATATCATCATAGGAGTCTTTCTCTTTCTCATCTTATCAGAAATACCTCCAATGAATATACTTCCTATAGCTAGTCCTAAAACAGGAAGTATCATATAATTAGAAGCTTGTATCTTAGTCACATTATATACATCCGTTATATATCCATTTCCCCATGCTCCAGTCAATGCTACGAACGCACCAAAGAATCCTGCAAATATAAAAAATCCTGGCCATGTTTTAGGATTAGTCATAACTTGTATAACTGCTTGTCCCATATTAATCTTACTTTTACTCGCATTTTTTTTATTTATACCTTCAATTTCACTAATAGATGGATATCCCTTATCTCTTGGATCGTTTCTAACTATAATATAGCAAAGTAAACTTATTATTATAGAGAATATCCCCATAACAACGAATGAGTTTCTCCAAGTTATAGCTGCAACAAGTAATGCAAGAGGTGTTTGAGCAATTATTCCTCCCAAATTTCCTGCAAAAGAAGTAATACCAGACATTATTCCAAATTCACTTTCCTTAAACCAAACAGACTGTATCTTAAGTATTGGTATGAACACAACAGATACCCCAATTCCTACAAGTAATCTTCCTGCAAACGCCCAAAATATAGTGGGAGCCATACCAAATATTATAGATCCTAATCCCGATAATAAAACCCCTATAGAAACGGTCTTTCTAGCGCCTAATGAATCAGCTAACATTCCAGCAGGGATTTGCATTATCATATAAGCGTAAAAATACATAGCCCCTAAATTTGCAAATGTAGTTCCCGAAATATTAAACTCGTTTATAAGATCATCTTTAACAACCCCAGGTGCTAATCTATGAAAAAATACTATAATATATGCAAATGCTAGTACTCCCCATACAATCCACCTGTATTTCATCATTTTGTCTACCTTGCTTTTATCCAAAATATCACAAGTTTTTGCCTCATTAAAGCTTGCCATATAAAAGCTCCTCTCTGTTGAAATATTTGTATAGAAATAAATTGTGTGACCTTTATAAAGCCACACAATTTATACTTTACTTATAATGCTTTTTCTGTTATTTCACTCTCAAGACCTTTCTTTATAGCCTTCATATTTAAATCTACGAATTTTTCTTTAACATTATCTTTTAATGCCTTATCCCAATCTATCTCTTCAATTCCCAGTGACTTAATAAGTCCACCAAGCATTATTATATTTTGAGCCTTTATATTTCCAAGTGCTATAGCTTCATCAGCTGCATCTATAGCTATTACATCATCATATTTTGCTTCTATTTTTTCAATTATGTTTTCTGGATACTTCTCTTTTCCTGATAAAACAGTTGCTGATGGAATAGCGTAATCATTTATTACAATCTTTCCACCTGGCTTTAAATACTCTAACCATCTTAAAGCCTCTACTCTTTCAAATGCTACTATTATATCAGCTTGACCTTTTCCTATTATAGGTGAATATACTTTCTTTCCATATCTTACCTGAGTTGTAACACTTCCACCTCTTTGTGCCATACCATGAACCTCAGACATCTTAACATCATATCCTGAATCTATTAATCCACTAGATAATACCTTTGAAGCTAGTATTATTCCTTGTCCCCCAACTCCTACTAATAAAACATTTTTTACACTAGATCTACTATTTATACACATATTATTCACCAACCTTTTCTATAGCATCGAATGGACAAACTTGAGCACATACACTGCATCCAACACACATAGTTTTATCTATCTTAGAATATTCATCAAATGAGATTGCAGGGCATCCTGACTTAATACACATCTTACATTTTTTACACTTATCTTCTTTAACTTCATAAGATTTAGGTGTACAATCAAATCTCTCTTTATCTTCTTTAGAGAATTTCTTAAGTACACAAGGCCATTGAGTTATTATTACTGATGGCTCATCAGATGCAAGAGCATTACTTAAAGCTTCCTCATTTTCTTTTAAGTTAAGAGGATTAACAACTGTAACATCTTTAATTCCTATAGATTTACATAAATTAGGTATATCTATTTGATTAGTTTCCTCTCCCATTAAAGTGTATCCTGTTCCTGGGTTTTGTTGGTGTCCTGTCATACCAGTTATTCTATTATCTAGTATTATAGTTACTGAATTACCTTTATTGTAAACAACATCTATTAAGCTTAATATTCCTGTATGGAAGAATGTTGAATCTCCTATAACACTTACTACTTTCTTGTCTACATTATGGAAGTTAAATGCCTTTTGAGCACCATGGCCTGTACTTATAGATGCTCCCATACAAATACATGTATCCATAGCATTAAGTGGCTCTGCTGATCCTAGAGTATAACATCCTATATCTCCTGTAATCATTACATTCTTCTTCTTAGATAAAGTGTAGAATAATCCTCTATGTGGACATCCTGCACATAGTGTTGGAGGTCTATTTATTACATCTTCTTTAAGCTCAGCAACAGCAGCTGCAACTTCACTTTCTACACCTGAATTTAAAAGAGAATTTGCTATTATATCAGGGTTTAACTCTCCTATGTTAGATATCTTTTCTTTTCCTATACAATTAATTCCTCTAGCCTTTAATTGCTCTTCTATATAAGGCTCTAATTCTTCTATTACGTATAATGTTTCTACTTCTTTAGCAAAATCTTCTATTTTCTTAAATGGAAGTGGATGAGTAAATCCTAATTTAAGATAAGAAGCATTATCTCCAAATACTTCTTTAGTATATTGATAAGATATACCTGAAGTTATAACCCCTATCTTTTTATCGTTCCATTCTATTTTATTTAAATGAGTTTCATTACTGAACTCTTCCATTCTCTTTAATTTATCTTCAACAACAACATGTAATTTTCTAGCATTAGCTGGAGCTGCAACGAACTTAGCTATATTCTTAGTATATGGCTTAATTCCTGCTTCTTCTCTTTCATTAAATTCAACTAAAGTTTTAGAATGGCATATTCTAGTTGTTACTCTATATAAAACAGGTGTATCAAATCTTTCTGATATTTCCATAGCATCCTTCATGAAATCCTTTGCCTCTTGTGAATCACTAGGCTCTATCATTGCAATTTTAGCAAACTTAGCATAATATCTATTATCTTGCTCATTTTGAGATGAATGCAGTCCTGGATCGTCTGCAGATACTAGTACTAGTCCCCCATTAACACCAGTATATCCATAAGTCATAAGAGGATCTGCTGCAACGTTAACCCCAACATGCTTCATAGCAGCAAGTGATCTAGCTCCTGCTATAGATGCTCCTATAGCTACTTCAAGAGCTACTTTTTCATTTGGAGCCCACTCTGAATAAACATCTTTATATAAAGCTATATTTTCAAGTACCTCAGTAGATGGAGTTCCAGGATAAGCACTAGCTATACTTCCGCCTGCTTCATAAAATCCTCTGGCAATAGCTTCATTACCTGTCATAAGTTTTTTCATTATAATTTCCCCCTTATTTAAGCATGTATTTTATTTTCTTCTAATACTTCTTGTAATGCATCTATAAATTTTTGAGTTTGATCTTTAGTTCCTGTACTAACTCTTAACCAGTTTTTCCAGTCCCAAAGATACCCAGGTCTTACTATGATTCCTTTTTTAAGTAATTCTTCAAATACTACCTTTGAATCAAATCCAACATTTACGAATACAAAGTTTGAATTAGACTTTATATACTCCATGTCATTTTCTTCAAAGTATTTTTCCATCATGCTCATGCACTCATAATTAAGCTTTACAGTTTTATCTATATGCTCAGCATCATTTAAAGCTCCAATTCCTGCTGCTTGAGCTAATCTATTAACATGAAATACCATTTTCATTTTATTCATAGCTTTAGTTATTTCACTTGATGTAAGTAAATATCCAACTCTCACTGATGCAATTCCTGCAACCTTTGAGAATGTTCTAAGTATAATAGTATTTGGTCTTTTTCTTAATATTTCTAAAGAATCTGGATACTTATCATTTTTTATTGCATACTCATAATAAGCTTCATCAAATACTAAAACTACATCTTTTGGAGTATTATTTACTAAGTAGTCAATATCCTCTTTTGTCATTATATTTCCAGTTGGATTATTTGGATTACATACATAAATTAATTTTGTCTTATCGTTGATCTTTTGCACAAATTTCTCAAAATCATGCTTATAGTCTTTAAGATCTATTTGATGAGCAACTCCACCCATAAAAAGAACTTCACTAGCATATTTTCCAAATGTAGGGTTAGCCATTATAGCTTCGTCACCTTCATTTATAAAAGTTTGAGCTATTATTTTTAAAAGCTCTTCTCCACCATTACCTACAACTATATTTTCATGCTTTAGATTGTATTTTTTACATAGTCCATCCTTTAACTTAGTGCAGTTAGGATCTGGATATATATGTATACTATCTAATTCTTTTTTTATTTCTTCAATAGCCTTTGGAGATGGACCTAATGGATTTTCATTAGATGCAAGTTTTTCAATATCCTCAAGACCTAATTCCTTCTTTAATTCATCTACAGACTTTCCAGGTATGTACGGTTTTATAGAAGCTACTTCTTTTCTAAATAGATTTTCACTCATCATTTCAACCCCTCTATTTTAAAATTATATCAATTAACTTTAATCAATAACTGCCTGCCGAGATGTCTTAAAAAAATATTTTGTAGAATATTAAGAATTGTCTTTATATTAAGCAAATTCTATGCCAACTTAATTTCACTGTGAAAGTGTCTATTTTCATAAATAAATAATCCCAAAAACAATGAAAATGGGTTAAATGGTATTATTTTAAATACCATTTAACCCATTTCTAAGTGTTCAACAACTTTAATTCCATATTTAGTTATATTAGTTCCACGTCTTCCTTTGTTTATATCTACCATCATGAATTTCTCAAGATTTATAAGTATAAGTCTTATTTCTTGTTCGCTTATAAATATACCCTTGTTTTTTGCTTTTTCATGTAAACTTCTTCTTCCAAGTCTTTTTTCATTTTTATAGGCTTCTTTAAGTTCTTTTAATATGAATATATACTTGTATTCATCTTTTCCAACATCTTCTCTAAATTTATCTAACAATTCTTTTTCATGAGGATTAAATACTATAGAATTTAAATTTGCTTCTTCTTTAAATGGCAGATCATTTATGTCTATATAATCAATACCTATATTAGAGAAGTATTCTATATAATTTTTTAGCTCTCTTATATTACCTCTCCAAGTATGGTCTATAAGCTTTTCTTTAGCTCTTTGAGTTAAATTAAAATTATATCCTGATTTTCTTTTCATTTCATTTATTATAATTAATATATCTTCTTTTCTATTTCTAAGAGGCGGTATTTTTAGAGGAAGTACATTAAGTCTATAATATAAGTCCTCTCTGAAATCTCCTTTTTTAACCATTTGCTTCAAATTTCTATTAGTTGCAGCTATAAGTCTTATATTTACTTTTATAAGTCTATCTCCACCTATTCTCATAACTTCTCTTTCTTGTAATACCCTAAGTAGTCTTTTCTGTAGATTGATAGGCATCTCACCTATTTCATCTAGAAATAATGTTCCATTATGTGCAAGTTCAAAAAGCCCTGGCTTTCCCCCTTTTCTAGCTCCTGTAAAAGCACCTTCTTCATATCCGAATAATTCACTTTCTAACAAACTTTCTGGAAATGCTCCACAGTTAATAGCTACAAACTGATAGTTCTTTCTTGAAGAATTATTGTGTATAGCTTGTGCAAATAGTTCTTTACCAGTCCCACTTTCTCCACTTATGAGTATTGACGAATCTGACGTAGACATTCTAATTGCTATATCCTTTGTCTTAGTTATAATATCGCTATTTCCAATTATATCTTCAAACCTGTACTTAGCTTTATGCCCCTTACCTATTAATTGTGCTCTTAATTTGTGTTGTTTTATTTCTGTATCACTAAATCTTTTCAGTATAGCTATAGCTCCATATCGCTTGTTGGAATGTATTATAGGATGAATGGATACTACTACATCATATCCATTTACTTTTATAAGTTTTTCTTTTATGGGCTTTAACCTTTTTATCGAATTCTCAAATGGGATAGTAGACAATGTTTCACTTATATATTTTCCTACTATTTCTTCCTTTTTATAGCCTATAATGCTTTGTGCATTTTGATTGCAAGAATATATTTCACCATTTGAATCAACTCCTATTATTCCATCATCTGCAACTTGAAGTAATATATCAAGCTGACTTTCAAATTGGTTTGTTCTTCCCATAACATCAGAAAGACCAAC
The window above is part of the Tepidibacter aestuarii genome. Proteins encoded here:
- a CDS encoding indolepyruvate oxidoreductase subunit beta, yielding MCINSRSSVKNVLLVGVGGQGIILASKVLSSGLIDSGYDVKMSEVHGMAQRGGSVTTQVRYGKKVYSPIIGKGQADIIVAFERVEALRWLEYLKPGGKIVINDYAIPSATVLSGKEKYPENIIEKIEAKYDDVIAIDAADEAIALGNIKAQNIIMLGGLIKSLGIEEIDWDKALKDNVKEKFVDLNMKAIKKGLESEITEKAL
- the iorA gene encoding indolepyruvate ferredoxin oxidoreductase subunit alpha, whose amino-acid sequence is MKKLMTGNEAIARGFYEAGGSIASAYPGTPSTEVLENIALYKDVYSEWAPNEKVALEVAIGASIAGARSLAAMKHVGVNVAADPLMTYGYTGVNGGLVLVSADDPGLHSSQNEQDNRYYAKFAKIAMIEPSDSQEAKDFMKDAMEISERFDTPVLYRVTTRICHSKTLVEFNEREEAGIKPYTKNIAKFVAAPANARKLHVVVEDKLKRMEEFSNETHLNKIEWNDKKIGVITSGISYQYTKEVFGDNASYLKLGFTHPLPFKKIEDFAKEVETLYVIEELEPYIEEQLKARGINCIGKEKISNIGELNPDIIANSLLNSGVESEVAAAVAELKEDVINRPPTLCAGCPHRGLFYTLSKKKNVMITGDIGCYTLGSAEPLNAMDTCICMGASISTGHGAQKAFNFHNVDKKVVSVIGDSTFFHTGILSLIDVVYNKGNSVTIILDNRITGMTGHQQNPGTGYTLMGEETNQIDIPNLCKSIGIKDVTVVNPLNLKENEEALSNALASDEPSVIITQWPCVLKKFSKEDKERFDCTPKSYEVKEDKCKKCKMCIKSGCPAISFDEYSKIDKTMCVGCSVCAQVCPFDAIEKVGE
- the hisC gene encoding histidinol-phosphate transaminase, producing MSENLFRKEVASIKPYIPGKSVDELKKELGLEDIEKLASNENPLGPSPKAIEEIKKELDSIHIYPDPNCTKLKDGLCKKYNLKHENIVVGNGGEELLKIIAQTFINEGDEAIMANPTFGKYASEVLFMGGVAHQIDLKDYKHDFEKFVQKINDKTKLIYVCNPNNPTGNIMTKEDIDYLVNNTPKDVVLVFDEAYYEYAIKNDKYPDSLEILRKRPNTIILRTFSKVAGIASVRVGYLLTSSEITKAMNKMKMVFHVNRLAQAAGIGALNDAEHIDKTVKLNYECMSMMEKYFEENDMEYIKSNSNFVFVNVGFDSKVVFEELLKKGIIVRPGYLWDWKNWLRVSTGTKDQTQKFIDALQEVLEENKIHA
- a CDS encoding sigma-54 interaction domain-containing protein encodes the protein MKKISIISYTLSEINTYYEQIKSLFSQNIEIEKFCVDEINDEIDSDVILVPSYNVFETIKKYINNKVELVIANRTISKVAFEKIMNIKDGNKVYLLDHNYQMALQMTCVMYQLGIRHIDLIPICESVKKDIEDNEIIVFKDYENKSYNTINIGNALLDISTIIDLGVKLNLVDILQRQDIKKSYKEIVTKDVGLSDVMGRTNQFESQLDILLQVADDGIIGVDSNGEIYSCNQNAQSIIGYKKEEIVGKYISETLSTIPFENSIKRLKPIKEKLIKVNGYDVVVSIHPIIHSNKRYGAIAILKRFSDTEIKQHKLRAQLIGKGHKAKYRFEDIIGNSDIITKTKDIAIRMSTSDSSILISGESGTGKELFAQAIHNNSSRKNYQFVAINCGAFPESLLESELFGYEEGAFTGARKGGKPGLFELAHNGTLFLDEIGEMPINLQKRLLRVLQEREVMRIGGDRLIKVNIRLIAATNRNLKQMVKKGDFREDLYYRLNVLPLKIPPLRNRKEDILIIINEMKRKSGYNFNLTQRAKEKLIDHTWRGNIRELKNYIEYFSNIGIDYIDINDLPFKEEANLNSIVFNPHEKELLDKFREDVGKDEYKYIFILKELKEAYKNEKRLGRRSLHEKAKNKGIFISEQEIRLILINLEKFMMVDINKGRRGTNITKYGIKVVEHLEMG